A single Gemmatimonadota bacterium DNA region contains:
- a CDS encoding 2-oxoacid:ferredoxin oxidoreductase subunit beta gives MTWIAKPRVAHPSLPINALGLTRRDYEGTMSTLCAGCGHDSVTAAVIEAFFELEIPPHRVAKVSGIGCSGKTPTYFLSQAHGFNGVHGRMPAIATGTAGANRDLVCVGISGDGDSLSIGLGQLCHAIRRNVDMLYVIENNGVYGLTKGQFSASADIGSKAKRGAANFQPPIDPVLLGLSLGATFVARSFSGDKEQLIPLLKAGVQHRGFGLIDVISPCVTFNDHEGSTKSYRYTREHMAPVTEADYVGRQPEIALSYEPGATAEVQMHDGSRVLLRKVAEGFDPTDRDSAYAYVRERQEAGEIVTGLLHIREEAPEMHGVSGTVETPLVDLPFEGLCPGSAALEKLQRGYR, from the coding sequence ATGACCTGGATCGCCAAGCCCCGTGTCGCGCACCCGAGCCTTCCAATAAACGCGCTGGGGCTCACGCGGCGCGACTACGAAGGGACGATGTCCACCCTCTGCGCCGGGTGCGGGCACGATTCCGTCACCGCCGCGGTCATCGAGGCCTTTTTCGAGCTGGAGATTCCGCCGCACCGGGTCGCGAAGGTGAGCGGGATCGGGTGCTCGGGGAAGACCCCGACCTACTTCCTCAGCCAGGCGCACGGCTTCAACGGGGTGCACGGCCGGATGCCCGCGATCGCCACCGGCACCGCCGGGGCGAACCGCGACCTCGTCTGCGTCGGAATCTCGGGGGACGGCGACTCGCTCTCGATCGGGCTCGGCCAGCTCTGCCACGCGATCCGGCGGAACGTGGACATGCTCTACGTAATCGAGAACAACGGCGTGTACGGACTCACGAAGGGGCAGTTTTCGGCCTCCGCCGACATCGGATCCAAGGCGAAACGGGGCGCGGCAAACTTCCAGCCGCCCATCGACCCGGTTCTCCTAGGGCTCTCTCTCGGCGCCACCTTCGTCGCGCGAAGCTTTTCGGGCGACAAGGAGCAGCTCATCCCCCTCCTCAAGGCCGGTGTCCAGCACAGGGGATTCGGGCTCATAGACGTGATTTCTCCGTGCGTGACCTTCAACGACCACGAGGGGTCCACGAAGAGCTACCGCTACACGCGGGAGCACATGGCTCCCGTAACCGAGGCGGATTACGTCGGCCGCCAGCCGGAGATTGCGTTGTCTTACGAGCCCGGGGCGACCGCCGAGGTGCAGATGCACGACGGGAGCCGCGTTCTCTTGCGAAAGGTGGCGGAAGGGTTCGATCCCACGGATCGGGACAGCGCGTACGCTTACGTTCGGGAGCGCCAGGAGGCGGGGGAGATCGTCACGGGACTCCTGCACATCCGCGAGGAAGCGCCGGAGATGCACGGCGTGTCGGGGACGGTCGAGACTCCGCTCGTGGACCTCCCCTTCGAAGGGCTCTGCCCGGGATCCGCGGCGCTCGAGAAGCTCCAGAGGGGCTACCGGTAG
- a CDS encoding 2-oxoacid:acceptor oxidoreductase subunit alpha has product MNDFAIKIGTVNGTGSASANSLLRQAIFRMGIPVSGKNLFPSNIQGLPTWYEIRVNHRGHTARCRSFDLTVAMNPATYERDIKEVRPGGWVLHDSSWPLRQQLLRPDVTFLGAPMAKMCVDHFQGDRERILMKNIAYAGVITALLDLEMEIVRGLLEETFSRKKSLLESNYLAVQLGYDFAKEHFYCPLPLHLERMDENGDSILIDGNTAAALGCVYAGATVAAWYPITPSTSLVDAFSGFCERYRKDPETGKNRFLVVQAEDELAAAGVVLGAGWTGARSFTATSGPGISLMGEFLGLGYYAEIPSVFFDVQRTGPSTGMPTRTQQGDLISAAYASHGDTKHLLLFPSDPGECFHFAVQAFDLAERFQTPILVLSDLDIGMNDWVVPRLTWDDAFRPDRGKVLGAEDLQKMEKFSRYMDVDGDGIPYRTLPGVHSKGAYFTRGSGHDKHARYTEDEEGYTDVMMRIARKIDGAALALPAPVLHPASSGKPAPLGIVGIGGGDRALKESQDLLADAGIQADYLRVRAFPFHPSVKEFLEGHQRIVIVEQNRDAQLRSLLALETAVPLERLESVRHWGGMPLSAADVVEDVLALLDRPSASEPPLVGSLA; this is encoded by the coding sequence GTGAACGATTTCGCCATCAAGATCGGGACGGTGAACGGAACGGGTTCAGCCAGTGCGAACTCCCTCCTCCGCCAGGCGATCTTCCGGATGGGGATCCCCGTGAGCGGGAAGAACCTTTTCCCCTCGAACATCCAGGGACTTCCCACCTGGTACGAGATCCGGGTGAACCATCGGGGGCACACGGCCCGGTGCCGGAGTTTCGACCTGACCGTCGCCATGAACCCGGCGACGTACGAACGCGACATCAAGGAAGTGCGACCCGGGGGGTGGGTCCTGCACGACTCCTCCTGGCCGCTCCGCCAACAGCTCCTCCGCCCCGACGTCACCTTCCTCGGGGCGCCGATGGCGAAGATGTGCGTGGATCACTTCCAGGGCGACCGGGAGCGGATCCTCATGAAGAACATCGCTTATGCCGGCGTCATCACCGCGCTCCTGGACCTCGAGATGGAAATCGTCCGCGGCCTCCTCGAAGAGACCTTTTCGAGGAAGAAATCACTCCTCGAATCGAACTACCTGGCGGTGCAGCTCGGCTACGACTTCGCCAAGGAGCACTTCTATTGTCCGCTCCCGCTCCACCTCGAGCGGATGGACGAAAACGGGGACTCGATCCTCATTGATGGAAACACGGCAGCCGCGCTCGGGTGCGTGTACGCCGGAGCCACCGTGGCCGCTTGGTATCCGATCACCCCCTCCACTTCGCTCGTGGATGCCTTTTCCGGCTTCTGCGAGCGGTACCGGAAAGACCCGGAGACGGGGAAAAATCGCTTCCTCGTGGTCCAGGCGGAAGACGAGCTCGCGGCTGCGGGAGTGGTGCTCGGTGCCGGCTGGACGGGCGCGCGCTCCTTCACCGCGACGAGCGGCCCGGGGATCTCTCTCATGGGGGAATTCCTCGGACTCGGCTACTACGCGGAGATCCCCTCCGTCTTCTTCGATGTGCAGAGGACGGGTCCCTCGACGGGGATGCCCACCCGCACCCAGCAGGGCGACCTGATCAGCGCCGCGTACGCCTCGCACGGCGATACGAAACATCTCCTCCTCTTCCCCTCGGATCCTGGGGAATGTTTCCACTTCGCGGTGCAGGCCTTCGACCTCGCCGAGCGCTTTCAGACGCCGATCCTCGTCCTCTCCGACCTGGACATCGGGATGAACGACTGGGTCGTGCCGCGGCTGACCTGGGACGACGCGTTTCGCCCGGATCGGGGGAAGGTCCTCGGGGCGGAGGATCTCCAGAAAATGGAGAAGTTCTCCCGATACATGGACGTGGACGGAGATGGAATCCCTTACCGAACGCTTCCCGGAGTCCATTCGAAGGGCGCGTACTTCACGCGCGGCTCCGGGCACGACAAACACGCGCGGTACACGGAGGACGAAGAGGGCTATACGGATGTGATGATGCGAATCGCGCGGAAGATCGACGGCGCGGCCCTGGCTCTCCCCGCTCCCGTCCTTCACCCGGCTTCCTCCGGGAAACCGGCCCCTCTCGGGATCGTGGGGATCGGCGGGGGGGACCGGGCCCTCAAGGAATCGCAGGACCTCCTTGCGGATGCCGGCATCCAGGCCGACTACCTGAGGGTCCGTGCCTTTCCCTTCCATCCGTCGGTGAAGGAGTTCCTCGAGGGGCACCAGCGGATCGTCATCGTCGAGCAAAACCGCGATGCCCAGCTCCGCTCCTTGCTGGCGCTGGAGACCGCTGTCCCGCTCGAGCGGCTCGAGTCGGTGCGCCACTGGGGTGGGATGCCCCTCAGTGCCGCCGACGTGGTCGAAGACGTGCTCGCCCTCCTCGACCGCCCCTCGGCCTCCGAGCCCCCCCTCGTCGGGAGCCTCGCATGA